In Cryptomeria japonica chromosome 10, Sugi_1.0, whole genome shotgun sequence, a genomic segment contains:
- the LOC131042807 gene encoding auxin-responsive protein SAUR72, translated as MGFRLGHRMVKIWKWLKRSRRSRGYTPLQMQDRKSRKIKRPLRMGGSKSGGGYLKCQASDSFNNGGESCVSLLHSPQNRAKENRRGRQFHLPHLELQRLKNFQWNFHLPHIGHGERNSPKHVPKGCLAVYVGQGEEPHRFVVPAVYFNHPLFGELLKEAEEKYGFKQTGPINIPCQVSDFENVKRQIHTECSQKH; from the coding sequence ATGGGCTTCAGATTAGGTCATAGGATGGTGAAGATCTGGAAATGGTTAAAGCGATCGAGGAGATCCAGGGGATACACTCCGCTGCAGATGCAAGACCGAAAGAGTAGAAAGATAAAGCGGCCCCTGCGCATGGGAGGCAGCAAGTCAGGTGGAGGTTACCTTAAGTGTCAAGCTTCGGATTCCTTTAATAATGGCGGAGAAAGTTGTGTGAGCCTTCTGCATTCTCCTCAAAATAGGGCAAAGGAAAACCGCCGCGGCCGtcaatttcatcttcctcacttggaactgcagaggctgaaaaatTTTCAGTGGAATTTTCATCTGCCGCATATCGGACATGGTGAGAGAAATAGTCCGAAACATGTGCCAAAGGGTTGTTTGGCTGTGTACGTAGGACAAGGTGAGGAGCCTCATCGTTTTGTGGTTCCAGCGGTTTATTTTAACCATCCTCTGTTTGGCGAACTGCTCAAGGAAGCCGAAGAAAAGTACGGCTTTAAACAGACAGGCCCTATAAATATTCCCTGCCAAGTCTCAGATTTCGAGAACGTAAAGAGACAAATTCACACAGAATGCTCACAGAAGCATTAG